The Natrinema sp. DC36 genome includes the window GTCTCGGTCCGGTCTTGAAGGCCGAAAGCAACGTTCTCTCGCGCGGACAGGTGTGGAAAGAGGGCGAAGTCCTGAAAGACGATTCCGACGTTACGTTCCTCCGGCGGCACGAAGTTCCCGTCGCCCGAGACGGTCTCGTTCTGGAGTCGGACCCGGCCGGCGTCGGGTTTCTCGAGGCCAGCAATCAGCCGGAGCGTCGTGGTCTTGCCACAGCCCGACGGGCCCAGGAGGGTGAGAATTTCGCCGTCGTGGACGGAGACGGAAAGGTCACCGATGACGTCCTCGCTTCCGTACCGTTTCGTGACTCCGTCGAGTTCGAGAATCGACTCCCTCGCCGTCGGCTTTGCGGATTGTTCCTCGGCCGTCGTCGTCCGTAGTTGCCCGTTCACCATATATCGACTCCTCGCCGTCCGCCGGCGTACATGCCTTTAGGCACGCCTAAAACACTTATAATTGCCGGTCCAGCACCGGACGGTGAACGCGCGACACGACGCTCAGAGTTCGACGCCGCTGGGGATCAGGCTGTGTTGCCGGAGCAGGCTCCCCTCGTCGTCGTAGACGAGAAACGTTCGTTTGTCGTAGTCGACGAACGAGTCACCGTCGAGCGTGATCTCGACCGCGTACCGGCCCTCGTCGTCGGCGGCGTCGCCGTATCCTCGCGCAGCCTGAATGAACTGAAGGACGTCGTCGGCGTCCTCGTTGAGTTCGAGGATGAACTCGCCGGTTATACGATTGGTGACGCTCACTACCCCCGCAGTGTCGTCTCCTAACGGCCCCTGCAATCGAAGGGCAACGTCCGTTTCGCTCGCCTCGAGAACGTCGCCGCCGGGACCAGTCAGGCGCTCGCGAAGCATCGTCGCCGGGCCGGTGAAATCGATCGATACCACGGGCTTTTTCGGTTCGCCGTCGGTCTCGACCCAGTCGATATGAACGACATCTAACGTGAAGTGCTCGCGCCTCATTCCGTACCCGTTGCTTCGGACTCCCACGGTATGAACGTAACGCACGGCAAATTATGTAGGCGGCCGAATTCGAACTGTAATTCATCGATAGTGGTCAACAATTCGTGCGGTATCGTGAGCACGGTGATTCGTCACTCGCCTCGAGCTGACGGTCGACGCACCGGTCGGCCGTCTCATTTATGGCAGTCGCGTCCGGACGTGTCACGAAACCCGCGATCGATGGAATCCTCAGACCACAGCGGTTCGGGCGGAGCGAGAACCGACGACGAGAGCGACGTCGACGCTCGTCCGTCCGACGATTCCGCGGCTACCGGCACCGACGGTTCGGACGTGGCCGCCGGCGAGCGCCTCGAGTCGACGATCGACGCCGCTCGGCGCGCGCTCCGACGGGTCGTCGAGACCCTCCGGGGGTCGACCGTCGACGTCGGAGCCTACGAGCCGGGCAGTCACGGTCCGCTGGTCACGTTCGACGACCGCCAGGGGCTCGAAGAAGTCGACCGATACTGGGTCGATGCACCGTTTTCGTTCGTCTCCATCGGCTACGACCACGACGCCAGCGAACACCGGTACCGGACAGTCGAACCGACGCTCCGCGACGAGGAGGCGGTCCTGCTCGAGACGCTGCTCGAGGACGTCCGCGATCCGCTGTTGTACCGCGAGGACGAGGGCGACGACATCGAGTCGCTGCTCCGGGAGACGATCCGCGAGTTCCTGGAGCGCTACGGGGCCGAGATCGACGCGGCGACGTTCTACCGCCTGTTTTACTACATCTACCGGGATTTCCGGGGCTACGGCCCGCTCGACCCGATCATGCACGACCCGCACGTCGAGGACGTCTCCTGTGACGGCTACGAGTTGCCCCTCTTCGTCTACCACGACGAGTACACCGACGTCGCGACGAACGTCTCCTTCGAGAAGTCCGCGCTCGATCGGTTCGTCGTTCGGCTGGCCCAGCACTCCGGCCGACACATCTCTATCGGCGACCCGATGGTCGAGACGACCCTGCCCGACGGCTCCCGGGCCGAACTCGCGCTGGGCGAGGAGGTGACACCGCGGGGCTCCGCGTTCACCATCCGAAAGTACGCCGACGAGCCGTTCACGCCCATCGATCTGCTCGAGTACGGCACGTTCGACGTCGAACAGTTGGCCTACCTCTGGCTCGCGATCGAGCACAACAAGAGCCTGCTCTTCGCGGGCGGCACCGCGTCGGGGAAGACGACCAGCATGAACGCCATCTCGATGTTCATCCCGCCCCGATCGAAGGTGGTAACGATCGAGGACACCCGCGAACTCCAGTTATCTCACGACAACTGGCTCTCGTCGATCACGCGCGAGCGAGTTCACGAGGGAACGGACGTGACGATGTACGATCTGTTGCGATCCGCGCTCAGGCACCGCCCCGAGTACATCATCGTCGGCGAGGTCCGCGGCGAGGAAGCGATGACCCTCTTTCAGGCGATGAACACCGGCCACACGACGTACTCGACGATGCACGCCGATTCGGTGCAGACGGCCATCAACCGGCTCGAGAACGAGCCGATCAACGTTCCCCGATCGATGGTCCAGAGCCTCGACGTGCTCGCGGTGCAGACGCTGACACGCACGGGCGATCAGCGCGTGCGCCGGAACAAGGTCCTCGCCGAAATCGAAGGCGTCGACCAGCGGACCGGCGAACTCGATTACTCGACGGCCTACACGTGGAACAGCGAGACCGACAGCTTCCGGAGCGCCGGCAGCAAGCTCCTCTCGGAGATCCGGGACGAACGCGGCTGGAGCCAGCAGGAGCTACTGAGCGAACTCGCAAACCGAAAGCGGTTCCTCGAGTACCTCCAGGCAAACGGTATCGCCGACTACCGACGCTTTACCGCGCTCGTCAACGAGTACTACAGCGACCCGGATCGGATCCTCGAGACGATCGCGGACGACGTGGACGTTGCTGCGGACGAGGCCGCTGATGATCCGACCGGTGACGACGATAGCGCTCCCACCCGCCCCGACGCGGGACGCATCGACGGATCGACCCGAACTGAGATCGACGACGCTCGAGACGGATGAGACTCGTCACCGTCGGTCCGCTGGCGTTGGCGGTGATGCTCTGTGCACTGGTCGTGAGCGCCAGATACGCCGATCGCGTCGATAGAGCCCTGAGTCGGATCGCGATCCGTCTCTTCGGGAGCACCGTCGATGCGGTCCGCGGCGAGCGCCCGGATAGGCGAGCGGCGTTACGAGCCGCACGGGTTCCGACGACCGGCCGCGATTACGGGTCGAAGACGCTACTGTACGCCGCCATCGCCGCCGTCGCCGGCTCGATTCTCGGAATCTACGCGATCTGGGGCCTCCTCGTTCTCCTCTCGATCGATCCCGAGACGCTGCGGGCGGCGCTCCCGGGCCCGCTCGGGTTCCTCGCGGCCATGGGCGGGCTCCCGTCCCTGTCGCTGGTCGAACTCGTCGTCCTCTTCTGTGGTTCCGCGCTCACGCTCGGGGCCGTGGCCGGCTACGCCGCGTACTGGTTTCGGTGGTGGTATCCGGGGTACGTCGCCGACGCCCGCGCCCGACGGATCGAGGCGGGGTTACCCGCACTGGTCGCCTTTATCTACGCGCTCTCGCGGAGCGGCATGGCGTTCCCGGCGGTCGTCCGCGTCGTCGCCGATCAGCAGGACACCTACGGCGAGGCCGCCGCGGAGTTTTCGGTCGCCTGCCGGAGCATGGACACGTTCGGAACCGACGTGATCACCGCCCTCCAGACGATGGGGCGGCGCTCGCCCAGCCCGCAGTTCCGCGAGTTCACCGAGAACCTCGTCAGCGTCCTCCAGAGCGGACAGGGACTCTCGCCGTTCCTCGAGCGACAGTATCAGGACTACCGCGAGGACGCCGAATCCCAGCAGGAGAGCGCCCTCGATTTGCTCGGGACGCTGGCCGAAGCCTACGTCACGGTGCTGGTCGCGGGGCCGCTCTTCCTGATCACCATTCTCGTCGTCATGGGGATCGCGGGCGACGACACGTTCGGACAGTTGCGGCTGTTCGTCTACCTCGTCTTGCCCCTGGCTAACGTCGGGTTTATGGTGTATCTGAGCACGGTGACCGACAAGCTCGACCCCAGCAGCGAGGTCGCCGAGGGGTCGCCCGCCGTCGACACCACGTCAGTCGACGCGGTCCCGTCAGGCGTCGAACGACGGGCCGACGGCGGGACTGGACCGGACGAGGGCGTCGCCACCGGACCGAGCCCGACCCCGCACCCGAACGTCGAACGGGTGCGGTACTATCGCCTGCTGGCCGGGATCTGCGATCGGTTCGGCCACCCGATTCGAACGCTCGTCGAGCGGCCGGCGCTCACGCTCGCGATCACCGTCCCGATCGTGCTCGGAGCACTGGTTAGTCAGCTTCCGACGGCGCTCGAGGGCGGATTCGACGCGACTGCGGTCGACGACACCGTCGCCATCGGGACCTTCGGGGCCCTGACCGCCTTCGCGATCGCCTACGAACTCCACCGTCGCCGGCTCGCGGCGATCGAAGGCGCGGTCCCGGACCTGCTCGATCGACTCGCCAGCGTCAACGAGGCCGGCCTGTCGATCGTCGCGTCGATCGGCCGCGTTCGGGGGTCCGATCTCGGGCCGCTCGGTCCCGAACTCGACCGGATCTGGAACGACGTCCAGTGGGGTGCAGATCTCCGGACGGCGCTCGGCCGATTCGAGGGTCGCGTCGGTACCCGTTCGATCTCCCGGGTCGTCACCCTGCTCACCGAATCGATGAAGGCCAGCGGCAACCTCGAGACCACCCTCCGAATTGCCGCGCGACAGGCCGCGGCCGATCGCCGTCTCGAGCGCGAGCGAAAGCAGGCGATGGTCGAGTACATGGTGGTCGTCTACGTCTCGTTTCTGGTCTTCCTGTTCATCATCGCGGTGCTCGCCGGCTATCTGATCCCGAACCTCCCGACCGGGGGTGCGGAGCTGCCCGCCGCGTCCGGCACCGGAATCAGCGGCCTGGGCGGGTTCTCCCAGGTCAGTGCCGACGCCTACGCCACGCTGTTCTACCACGCGACCCTCGTTCAGGGGACGTTCTCGGGGCTGATCGCCGGCCAGTTGAGCACCGGGGATGTCGGAGCGGGGACGAAACACGCCGCCGCCATGATCGGACTCTCCGTGCTGGTCTTCGCACTTTTCCTCTGACCGGCAGCCCCGCGGTAGCCGCGGCGGACTCGCCCATCCGCCCGGCAACCGTGGTGTCGATGTAGAAACGCTTTAGTCCCCGACGCCGGAAGCGGTAGTGGGAAGCGCACGGCCGCAAATCCGACTGTGTCACCCCCTCTTTCGGGTGGCTTGGGATTGCGGAAGTGCACGGCGAGAGCCACGTACTGTCGGACAGCGCAACTCCCGTCGCGGGAGCAGTGACTGTCGCTCGACAGACGACACTCGCGGTCAGTGCGATTCCTATCCTCAACCAATGGCACGAATGCACACCCGCCGTCGCGGCTCGTCCGGTTCGGACAAGCCGTCGGCAGACGAACCGCCGGAGTGGAGCGACGTCGACTCGGACGATATCGAAGCCCGAGTCGTCGAACTGGCAGAACAGGGCCACGATCCCAGTCAGATCGGAATGAAGCTGCGTGACGAAGGCGTCACCGGCACGCCCGTCCCGGACGTCAAGCTGGCGACCGGGAAGAAGATCACCGAGATTCTCGAGGAGAACGACGCGAAATCGGAGTTCCCCGAGGATCTCCGGAACCTCATGATCCGTGCCGTGCGCCTGCGCGAGCACGTCCGTGAGAACCAGCAGGACTTCCAGAACAAGCGCGCCCTGCAAAACACCGAAGCGAAGGTTCGCCGCCTGGTCAAGTACTACCGCGGCGACGAAATCGCGCCCGACTTCCAGTACTCCCACGAGGTTGCGACCGAGCTGCTCGAGGACGAATAACCCGCATGTCCACCGAGGGTCGATCCGCCGAGCCGGCGTCCGCCACGAGCGCGCTCGAGAGCGCCGGCTTCGTCCGTCTGGTCGCCCGCGCCGACGGCGACGCACTCGCTGCGAGCGGCCTCATCGCGAGCGCCCTCGCCGAGCGCGAGACGCCGTACCAGGTAACCGTCGGCCGAACGATCGCGGACCGATCCGATCGCGTTCCAACCCCGAGTAGCGAGGACGAGGCCACGATCCTCGTCGGCGCCGCCGACGCGGCCGAAACGGACGATTTCGTCCGGCTCGCGGCCGCGGATCGACCGGCGACGCTGGAAGCCGTCGACCTCGTCCGCGAAATGGGTGCGACGCCGGATCCGGTGCTCGCACTCGCCGGCGTCGTCGCCGGCGGGAGCGAACCCGGTGCCGGCGAGAGCGAGTGGCTCCTCGAGACCGCGCTCGAGCGCGGCCTCGTCGAGCAGCGACCGGGCGTCGCGGTGCCGACCGCCGATCCGGTCGACGGCCTCGCGTACTCGACGCGCCTCCACGCGCCGTGGTCGGGCGATCCCGACGCGACGCGCGAGGCGCTCGCGGACACCGTCGACGGCGACCCCGACGACCTCGATGCGGACGATCACCGTGCGATCGGCTCGCTGGTCGCACTCGACGTGGTCGGTGCGGACGGGGCGGCCGACGCCGCCGCGGCGTCGATCGGGCGCGCGCTACGGCCGTACGCCACGCCCGAGGCCCCCTTCGCGACGCTCGGCGGCTTCGCCGACGTGCTCGAGGCCCTGGCCCGAACCGAACCGGGCACGGGAACGGCGCTCGCGATGGGCCACGACGTCAGCGAGACGGCACTCGACGCCTGGCGCGAGCACGGACGCCGCGCTCACACTGCGCTCGCGGACGCCTCGACCGGACGCTACGACGGCCTGTTCGTCGTCGGGATCGACGACGGTCCCGTCGAAGCGGTCGCGCGGATCGCGGCGGCCTACCGGTCGCCGGAGTCGGCCGTTCTCGCCGTCGGAAACGGCGAATCGGCCATCGCGACCCGCGACGCCGACCCCCTCGATGCGACCGTCGAGGGCGTCGCCCGCGAACTCGAGACCGGAGCGGCCGACGCGGACTCGGAGACGGCCCCCGAGGCCGGTATCGCGGTCGAGTACGATGTCGGCCACCGACGCGGCTACCTTCGATACGACCCGGACGTGGACGAATCGGCGATCATCGCGGCAGTGAGGGAGTTCCGATGAGCCGGCGCGCGACGATCAGGACGGATCGCGACGACGCGGCCCTCATCGCGCGGGCGCTCAGCCCGGACAACACCGACGAGATGTCGACGACCGTCGAGTGCAATGGCACTGCAGCGACGGCCGACGACGATGACGAGCGCGCAGGCACCGTCGTGACGCGGATCGACCGCGAGACGACGAGCGGCCTCCGATCGACGGTCGACGACTACGTCGTCAACCTCGAGGTCGCGATCGACGTGACGTCGCAGGCACGGACAGTACAGCACGCGGAACCGACGGACACGGGACCTGTGTCCGAACGCGGTAGCGACTCAACACACGATACAACACAATGAGTGAACGATCAGTTTCACGCGCGAAACAGGAGAAGCGGTGGTACACCGTTCTGGCACCCGAGCAGTTCGATCGCCAGGAACTCGGCGAAACCCCCGCTGACGAACCGGAAAAGGTCTACGACCGAACCATCGAAACGACGCTCGGCGAACTCAACAACAACGCCAGCGAGAACAACACGAAGCTCACCTTCAAGATCAACGACGTGGGGAGCGACAGCGCGTACACGGAGTTCGTCGAACACTCCCTGACGCGGGACTACCTGCGCTCGCTGGTCCGACGCGGTGCCTCGAAGATCGAGGCTTACGTCACCGTCCTCACGACGGACGACTACCGCGTCCAGATCCAGCCCGTCGCCTTCACGACGAAAAAGGCCGACGCGAGCCAGGAGAAGGCCATCCGCGAGCAGATGGTCGCGATGATCGAGGACGCCGCCGAGGACCGCTCCTTCGAGGAGATCATCGACAGCGTCGTCGAGGGACATCTCTCCTCCGCGATCTACGGCGAATCCAAGACGATCTACCCGCTTCGCCGCGTCGAGATCCAGAAGGCCACCCTCGAGGCACACCCCGAGGAAGTCGCCGAAGAGGAAGCGACCGCGGTCGACGTCGACGACGAAGACGTCGCTACGGACGACTGAACCCGTCGCCGAGCACGATCGATTTTCGCGGTGCCGATTTCGACATTTTGGGCCAAAAACGACCGACAGCAGTCCGTCTCAGAGCTCGAGTTCTTCGGCCGACTCCACGTCGAATCGAGTCACCGTCGGCTCGCCGGCGAGCAGCTCCGGTAACGCCGACGAAAACTCCTGGAAGTGATCGGATTGCGTGTGCGCCCCGAGCGCGGCCTCGTCCTCGTACCGTTCGAAAAAGCGGACGACGTTCGGATCGGAGACGTCCGTCGTCGCCCGGTAGTCGATCATCCCGTCTTCTCGCTGTGACTCGGTGACGAGTTCCTCAATTAACTCGAGCGCGTCGTCGCGCCGGTCAGGGTCGATCGGAAAACTCGCGTGAATAACGATCATTCCAACGGAATAGTTCGACCGGGAGGGGATAAAAGTAGTCCGCGAGGCTCGAGCCGGTGGCCTTCGGCGGCCGTCACTCCGAAACGACGATTTCGCCCATCATCTCGGCCCCTTCGTGGGGAATGCAGAAGTATTCGTACGTCCCGGGGATCTCGAAGGTGTGCTCGAACGTCTCGCGCGTTCCGAGTCGGCCGCCGCGGTCGTCCCAGGCGTCGTACGCGGCCGCCTGACTCTCGTAGCCACCGGACGCGAAATACTCGGCGTCGTCCGGAATGAGCGTTTCGTAGGCCGTGACGGTGTGGTCGGCTTCGCTCGTGTTCTTCCAGACCACCGTGTCGCCGACGGCGATCTCGTACACCTCGGGCAGGAACTCGGTTCGGTTCATGCCGATGTGGCAGTCGTCGCCGGTACAGGGATCTCCCTCGAGGACGCTGAGGGCGGACGAACACCCCGCGAGGCCGGCCGAGGCGGCGGTTCCAACGGCGGCGAGATAGGCACGCCGGTGCATACGTGATCGTTAGGAGAGTCGCGGTATAACCGCCCCGGTTCAATCCTCGAACGTGGGAACGCCCTGGAAACGAAAACACGTAAGGTAGCTCCCCGTCGATTCCGGGCATATGCTCCCCCGGTTCGTCGGTCGGCTCGGCGTCGCCGACGCGGTGACGATCGCCAACGCCGCACTGGGGTTCGTCGCGGTCGTCGTCGCGGTCGTCGACATCGATCTGGCAGCCCGGTTGATCCTCCTGGCGGCCATCGCGGACGGCCTCGACGGCATCCTCGCACGCCGCTACGGCGGCACGGACGCCGGCCCGTACCTCGATTCGCTCGCCGACGTCGCCTCCTTCGCCGTCGCACCTGCCGTTCTCTCCTTCGTCGTCGTGCGGGACGGTCTCGGAATCGATTTCAGCGCGATCAGCGCCGAACTCCTGCTCGTGACGACGGTCTGTGCGCTGTTCGTCGCGATGGCCGTCACCCGACTCGGAATGTACACCGCCTACGATATCTCCGGCAGCTACACCGAAGGCGTTCAGACGACGCTGGCCGCGACGATCCTCGGTGCAGCGATCCTCGCCGGCGAAACCCAGCCGTGGCTCGTGCTCGCGGTCACCGGCGCGTTCTGTTACCTGATGGTCTCGCGGATCCAGTACCCCGATCTGCTGGCTCGAGACGCCGCCATCATGGGCGTCATCCACGCCCTCGCGATCCTCGTTCCCGATTTCGTCGGTCGGACCTTTCCGTACGCACTCCTGACGCTCGGGCTGGCGTACATGGTGCTCAGTCCCTGGCTGTACTGGGGCGACGCCGAACGAACCGGCGAGGTCGGCGTGCATGGAAACGCTTAGGGCCGTGCTGACACGACCGTAGGGTATGGACACTGTCACGCGTCGGCGTCGCCTCGAGGTGGGACGATGAGCGAGGACGAGGCGAACGGTGACGACGGGACCGTCGAGGACGAACCGGGCGACGACGAACAGCCCGCCGACCTCGAGGAGATCCGCGAGCGACTCGAGGCGCTGGCCGTTGATCTCGAGGGACTCGATTCCACCCTCGAGGCGGCCGAGACCGAGGACGACCTCGACGTGGTCGAGGCGGACCTCGAGTCGTTCCGGGCCGAACTCGAGAGCGTCGAAGTGCCGGAGCCGCCTGAAGCCGACGAGGACGAGGAGGACGAAGACGCGGAACCCGCGCCGGAGGAGGAACTGCAGGAACAATACGACGAAATCGAGAGCGACCTCTCGGACCTCGAGTCCGACCTCGAAGACCAGCGTGGCCCCTACGGCGAGGACGTCGTGGGTGAGATCGACGACGCGAGCGGCACGATCACGGGCACCCGCTGGACGGAGGAGGGCAAGGCCGAACTGATCGAGGCGGTCGACGGCTTCCTCGACGAGTTGAACGGGCTACTCGGCAGCTCGGTCACGCTGGTCAATCGGGGCGAGACGGTTCCCGAACAGCTCGATGCGACCCTCGATGACGCGAGCGAGGCCGTCGAGGACGCCGCACTCGACGCCGACGACGACGCCGAGACGATCGCGGACCTGCTCGAGGCGACCGACGATCTGCAGAGCGACATCGACGATGCGACCGAGTGGACCGACCTCGAGATTCGCGAGCAGCTCCGCCGCGAGGGCTACTACGACGTGCTCGATCACGTCAAGGACTTCCCGCCGGAGTGGCACGCGCTCAAGGTCCACGAGAAGCAGGGGAACGTCGAGCAGATCCTGCTCGCCCTCGAGACGTTCGACTCCGACTTCATGGAGGAACACTGCATGGAGGCCCTCGAACGGATGGGGCCCGAGGAGGCCATCGATCCGATGATCCAGAAGGCCAACCGCCGCGATCAGGCCGCGATGGCCGTCCTCGGAAAAATCGGCGTCGACGACGAGGAGATCGTCGAGACGCTGGTCGATTACGTCGACTCCAACCCGAACCTCCAGCAGCCCGCGTTCCGCGCCCTCGGCGAAATCGGTGCCGCGGACGCGGTCGAGCCGATCGCTCAACAGCTCGTCGCCGACGAGGCGGACGTCCGAAGCTGGGCGGCCCGCGCACTGGGCCTGATCGGGGACACCCGCGCCGTCGAGCCGCTCGCGGACGTCCTCGCGGACGACGACTCCGATCGCGTCCGGGCCAGCGCCGCGTGGGCGCTCAACCGCATCGGCACCCAGGACGCTCTCGAGACCGTCGCCGACTACGACGACGACCGCGCCTACCTCGTCCAGGCCGAAGCCGAGAGCGTGGACCTCGAGCCCGCAGCCTGACGATCGGCGTTACGGAGAACCGTCTTTCGACTGCTTCGAC containing:
- a CDS encoding DUF5793 family protein, with the protein product MRREHFTLDVVHIDWVETDGEPKKPVVSIDFTGPATMLRERLTGPGGDVLEASETDVALRLQGPLGDDTAGVVSVTNRITGEFILELNEDADDVLQFIQAARGYGDAADDEGRYAVEITLDGDSFVDYDKRTFLVYDDEGSLLRQHSLIPSGVEL
- a CDS encoding type II/IV secretion system ATPase subunit, coding for MESSDHSGSGGARTDDESDVDARPSDDSAATGTDGSDVAAGERLESTIDAARRALRRVVETLRGSTVDVGAYEPGSHGPLVTFDDRQGLEEVDRYWVDAPFSFVSIGYDHDASEHRYRTVEPTLRDEEAVLLETLLEDVRDPLLYREDEGDDIESLLRETIREFLERYGAEIDAATFYRLFYYIYRDFRGYGPLDPIMHDPHVEDVSCDGYELPLFVYHDEYTDVATNVSFEKSALDRFVVRLAQHSGRHISIGDPMVETTLPDGSRAELALGEEVTPRGSAFTIRKYADEPFTPIDLLEYGTFDVEQLAYLWLAIEHNKSLLFAGGTASGKTTSMNAISMFIPPRSKVVTIEDTRELQLSHDNWLSSITRERVHEGTDVTMYDLLRSALRHRPEYIIVGEVRGEEAMTLFQAMNTGHTTYSTMHADSVQTAINRLENEPINVPRSMVQSLDVLAVQTLTRTGDQRVRRNKVLAEIEGVDQRTGELDYSTAYTWNSETDSFRSAGSKLLSEIRDERGWSQQELLSELANRKRFLEYLQANGIADYRRFTALVNEYYSDPDRILETIADDVDVAADEAADDPTGDDDSAPTRPDAGRIDGSTRTEIDDARDG
- a CDS encoding type II secretion system F family protein — protein: MRLVTVGPLALAVMLCALVVSARYADRVDRALSRIAIRLFGSTVDAVRGERPDRRAALRAARVPTTGRDYGSKTLLYAAIAAVAGSILGIYAIWGLLVLLSIDPETLRAALPGPLGFLAAMGGLPSLSLVELVVLFCGSALTLGAVAGYAAYWFRWWYPGYVADARARRIEAGLPALVAFIYALSRSGMAFPAVVRVVADQQDTYGEAAAEFSVACRSMDTFGTDVITALQTMGRRSPSPQFREFTENLVSVLQSGQGLSPFLERQYQDYREDAESQQESALDLLGTLAEAYVTVLVAGPLFLITILVVMGIAGDDTFGQLRLFVYLVLPLANVGFMVYLSTVTDKLDPSSEVAEGSPAVDTTSVDAVPSGVERRADGGTGPDEGVATGPSPTPHPNVERVRYYRLLAGICDRFGHPIRTLVERPALTLAITVPIVLGALVSQLPTALEGGFDATAVDDTVAIGTFGALTAFAIAYELHRRRLAAIEGAVPDLLDRLASVNEAGLSIVASIGRVRGSDLGPLGPELDRIWNDVQWGADLRTALGRFEGRVGTRSISRVVTLLTESMKASGNLETTLRIAARQAAADRRLERERKQAMVEYMVVVYVSFLVFLFIIAVLAGYLIPNLPTGGAELPAASGTGISGLGGFSQVSADAYATLFYHATLVQGTFSGLIAGQLSTGDVGAGTKHAAAMIGLSVLVFALFL
- a CDS encoding 30S ribosomal protein S15, with the translated sequence MARMHTRRRGSSGSDKPSADEPPEWSDVDSDDIEARVVELAEQGHDPSQIGMKLRDEGVTGTPVPDVKLATGKKITEILEENDAKSEFPEDLRNLMIRAVRLREHVRENQQDFQNKRALQNTEAKVRRLVKYYRGDEIAPDFQYSHEVATELLEDE
- a CDS encoding exonuclease; the encoded protein is MSTEGRSAEPASATSALESAGFVRLVARADGDALAASGLIASALAERETPYQVTVGRTIADRSDRVPTPSSEDEATILVGAADAAETDDFVRLAAADRPATLEAVDLVREMGATPDPVLALAGVVAGGSEPGAGESEWLLETALERGLVEQRPGVAVPTADPVDGLAYSTRLHAPWSGDPDATREALADTVDGDPDDLDADDHRAIGSLVALDVVGADGAADAAAASIGRALRPYATPEAPFATLGGFADVLEALARTEPGTGTALAMGHDVSETALDAWREHGRRAHTALADASTGRYDGLFVVGIDDGPVEAVARIAAAYRSPESAVLAVGNGESAIATRDADPLDATVEGVARELETGAADADSETAPEAGIAVEYDVGHRRGYLRYDPDVDESAIIAAVREFR
- a CDS encoding KEOPS complex subunit Pcc1; amino-acid sequence: MSRRATIRTDRDDAALIARALSPDNTDEMSTTVECNGTAATADDDDERAGTVVTRIDRETTSGLRSTVDDYVVNLEVAIDVTSQARTVQHAEPTDTGPVSERGSDSTHDTTQ
- a CDS encoding 30S ribosomal protein S3ae, which gives rise to MSERSVSRAKQEKRWYTVLAPEQFDRQELGETPADEPEKVYDRTIETTLGELNNNASENNTKLTFKINDVGSDSAYTEFVEHSLTRDYLRSLVRRGASKIEAYVTVLTTDDYRVQIQPVAFTTKKADASQEKAIREQMVAMIEDAAEDRSFEEIIDSVVEGHLSSAIYGESKTIYPLRRVEIQKATLEAHPEEVAEEEATAVDVDDEDVATDD
- a CDS encoding putative quinol monooxygenase, with the translated sequence MIVIHASFPIDPDRRDDALELIEELVTESQREDGMIDYRATTDVSDPNVVRFFERYEDEAALGAHTQSDHFQEFSSALPELLAGEPTVTRFDVESAEELEL
- a CDS encoding plastocyanin/azurin family copper-binding protein; the encoded protein is MHRRAYLAAVGTAASAGLAGCSSALSVLEGDPCTGDDCHIGMNRTEFLPEVYEIAVGDTVVWKNTSEADHTVTAYETLIPDDAEYFASGGYESQAAAYDAWDDRGGRLGTRETFEHTFEIPGTYEYFCIPHEGAEMMGEIVVSE
- a CDS encoding protein sorting system archaetidylserine synthase (This PssA-like phosphatidyltransferase, along with a PssD-like decarboxylase, is required in Haloarchaea for the archaeosortase ArtA to replace the PGF-CTERM sorting signal with a C-terminal lipid anchor.); amino-acid sequence: MLPRFVGRLGVADAVTIANAALGFVAVVVAVVDIDLAARLILLAAIADGLDGILARRYGGTDAGPYLDSLADVASFAVAPAVLSFVVVRDGLGIDFSAISAELLLVTTVCALFVAMAVTRLGMYTAYDISGSYTEGVQTTLAATILGAAILAGETQPWLVLAVTGAFCYLMVSRIQYPDLLARDAAIMGVIHALAILVPDFVGRTFPYALLTLGLAYMVLSPWLYWGDAERTGEVGVHGNA
- a CDS encoding HEAT repeat domain-containing protein; translated protein: MSEDEANGDDGTVEDEPGDDEQPADLEEIRERLEALAVDLEGLDSTLEAAETEDDLDVVEADLESFRAELESVEVPEPPEADEDEEDEDAEPAPEEELQEQYDEIESDLSDLESDLEDQRGPYGEDVVGEIDDASGTITGTRWTEEGKAELIEAVDGFLDELNGLLGSSVTLVNRGETVPEQLDATLDDASEAVEDAALDADDDAETIADLLEATDDLQSDIDDATEWTDLEIREQLRREGYYDVLDHVKDFPPEWHALKVHEKQGNVEQILLALETFDSDFMEEHCMEALERMGPEEAIDPMIQKANRRDQAAMAVLGKIGVDDEEIVETLVDYVDSNPNLQQPAFRALGEIGAADAVEPIAQQLVADEADVRSWAARALGLIGDTRAVEPLADVLADDDSDRVRASAAWALNRIGTQDALETVADYDDDRAYLVQAEAESVDLEPAA